A stretch of the Capsicum annuum cultivar UCD-10X-F1 chromosome 10, UCD10Xv1.1, whole genome shotgun sequence genome encodes the following:
- the LOC107843393 gene encoding GDSL esterase/lipase At5g03820, translated as MGFLKCVVIFLVVFSYVANGDPLVPALNIFGDSVVDVGNNNNLTTLIKANFLPYGRDFVTHRPTGRFCNGKLATDFTAEYLGFSTYPPAYLSPEARGRNILTGVNFASAASGYYERTPQLYRALTLTQQLQYYRDWQGKVVNLVGRTQANNIISGAIHLLSAGSSDFIQNYYVNPMLNRIVSPDRFSNMLMQSYTTFVQNLYSMGVRKIGVTTLPPTGCLPAAITLFGRGSNQCVARLNQDAVFFNAKLNRTSDSLRSRLPGLKLVVFDIYQPLFDMITKPADSGFFESRRACCGTGTIETSFLCNVRSIGTCSNASQYVFWDGFHPSEAANEKLAQSLLEQGFDLIS; from the exons atggggTTCTTGAAATGTGTTGTTATATTTCTAGTTGTGTTTTCTTATGTGGCAAATGGAGATCCTTTGGTTCCAGCATTGAACATATTTGGAGATTCTGTAGTTGATGTTGGAAATAATAACAATTTGACTACTCTTATCAAGGCTAATTTTCTTCCTTATGGAAGGGATTTTGTTACTCATAGACCTACTGGAAGATTTTGCAATGGGAAGCTGGCTACTGACTTCACTG CTGAATATCTTGGGTTCAGTACATATCCACCAGCTTACCTTAGCCCAGAAGCAAGAGGAAGAAATATACTGACTGGTGTCAACTTTGCCTCTGCTGCTTCTGGTTATTATGAAAGGACTCCTCAACTTTAT CGTGCACTTACATTGACACAGCAGCTACAATACTACAGGGATTGGCAAGGAAAAGTAGTGAATTTAGTAGGGAGGACACAGGCTAATAACATTATCTCTGGAGCAATCCATCTATTGAGTGCAGGCAGCAGTGATTTCATTCAGAATTACTATGTTAATCCAATGCTCAACAGGATCGTCTCACCTGATCGATTTTCCAACATGCTTATGCAATCTTATACTACATTCGTTCag AACCTTTATAGTATGGGAGTAAGGAAGATTGGAGTCACAACTCTGCCACCAACAGGTTGTTTGCCAGCAGCTATAACTTTGTTTGGTAGAGGAAGCAATCAATGTGTTGCTAGATTGAACCAAGATGCTGTTTTCTTCAACGCCAAGCTGAACCGGACATCGGATAGTTTGAGGAGTAGACTTCCAGGCCTTAAGCTTGTCGTCTTCGACATCTATCAGCCTCTCTTTGATATGATCACTAAACCTGCTGATAGTG GATTCTTTGAATCAAGGAGAGCTTGTTGTGGGACTGGTACGATAGAAACATCGTTCCTTTGCAACGTCAGGTCAATAGGGACATGTTCCAATGCCTCACAGTACGTATTCTGGGACGGGTTCCATCCCTCTGAAGCAGCTAATGAGAAATTAGCACAAAGTCTACTGGAGCAGGGCTTTGATCTCATCTCTTAA